In the Mesorhizobium sp. WSM2240 genome, TTCTTCTTGATGAGGTGAAGCGCCGCGCGCCTGGCCGAGCGCGGCCCGAGCCCCGGCACCTTGGCCAGAAGCTGGATCAGGCGTTCGATTTCAGGACCGGCGACTCGTTTCGACATGGCGTTGGTTTAGCGGGAAAGGTGGAAATTGGGTAGCGCCGGCTTTGCCGTCCGTTATGCTGATTGTGCGGAGCAGTGAGAAAGCGGCTCATGAACACGGATAAAAACATCATCATCCGCACGGCCACTCCGGACGACGAGGAGATGCTCTCGGACCTGCTGGCAGCCGCCTATGGCGAGCTCGCCCGTGGGTCGTATGATTCCGAGGCGTTTGCCGCCGCCCTGCCGCTGATGTCGCACGCAAATCCGAAGCTGCTGGAGAGCGGCAGCTATTACATCGCCGAGATCGACGGGGCTGCCGCGGGCTGCGGCGGCTGGACTATGGACAAGCCTGGCAGCGGCGAAATCGTGGAAGGGGTCGGACATATCCGCCATTTCGCCACGCATCCGGCCCATCTGCGCAAGGGCATTGCCCGGCTGCTCCTGGAGCACTGCCTCGCCGAGGCACGCGCGGCGGGCATCCGGGTGATGATGAGCCAATCGACCCTGCCGGCGGAGCAATTCTACGCCGCGGCGGGCTTTCGCCGGAAGGGCCCGATCGAGGTCGAGATGGGGCCGGGCGTGGTTCTTCCGGCGGTCGAGATGCAGCGGACGCTCGCCTAAAATGGCAGTTTCATGCCGGGCGGTATCGGCAGCCCGGCCGTCAGCGCCTTGGTCTTTTCCTGCATGATCGCCTCGACCTTGGTCTTGGCGTCGTTGTGCGCGGCAAGGATCAGATCCTCGAGTATCTCGACTTCGTCCTCCTTGAACAGCGACGGGTCGATCTTCAGCGATTTCATCTCGAACTTGCCCGAGATCGTCACCTGCACCAGTCCGCCGCCGGACTGGCCGGTTGCCTCCAGATTGGCGATCTCTTCCTGCATAGCCTGGAACTTGGCCTGCATTTCCTTCGCCTTGCCCATCAGGCCGATAAGATCCTTCATGGCGATATCCTTTGCTCAGTTCTCGTCGTCATCTTCGATTGCGGCTTCCGGCGGCAGGTCGGCGTCGATATCGGGCAAGTCAGGCGCGTCGGGGATGCGCACGTCGATGATCTTGGCGCCCGGAAACCGCGCCAGGATCGCGGCGACGGCGGGATCGCTGCGGGCGTCCTGGAAGGCGTTTTCGCGCTTGCTCGTTTCCTGTTCGGCAAGCGTTTGCCCGCCTTCCTCGCGCGACAGCGAAACCAGCCAGTTGCGGCCGGTCCAAGCCTTGAGCTTGACGGTCAGGTCGCCAAGCAGCGTCTTCGGCGCGTCGCCGGTCAGGCTGACGTCGAGCCGGCCCGGTTCGATCTTGACCAGCCGCACACAGCGCTTGACCAACACCTTGAAAGCCATGTCGCGATGCGAGTCGGCCAACGCGACCAGATCGGCGAGCGACTTGATCTGGACGGTGGGAGGCGGCGCGGCCTCGGCGACCGGTTCGGGCTTCGGCATTTCCGCCGGAGCGGGTTCGGTCGTAACCAGCCGCATCGTCTGGCCGCCGCCATTGCCCGCCGGCATCCGGCTCTGGGCGACCGCGCTCGCGCCATTGTTGGGGCCGACCGGAGAAGCCGACGGCAGTGACGGCCGCGGCGTGGCGGTGACGGACGGCGATGGCCCGTCGCCG is a window encoding:
- a CDS encoding GNAT family N-acetyltransferase, producing the protein MNTDKNIIIRTATPDDEEMLSDLLAAAYGELARGSYDSEAFAAALPLMSHANPKLLESGSYYIAEIDGAAAGCGGWTMDKPGSGEIVEGVGHIRHFATHPAHLRKGIARLLLEHCLAEARAAGIRVMMSQSTLPAEQFYAAAGFRRKGPIEVEMGPGVVLPAVEMQRTLA
- a CDS encoding YbaB/EbfC family nucleoid-associated protein, producing the protein MKDLIGLMGKAKEMQAKFQAMQEEIANLEATGQSGGGLVQVTISGKFEMKSLKIDPSLFKEDEVEILEDLILAAHNDAKTKVEAIMQEKTKALTAGLPIPPGMKLPF